CACACTCAAAGTGTTCAGATGCTATAAATCATGCGccataaaatgtgcttttaaagaAGTAAACTTCAGGATGGAAGTAAAGATACTAAACTGTGAGTAGCACCAGTAGATAAAAACAGGTCTGTTAAAAACTAAGAATGATTTCATTATAAAACGGAAACACAATATCCGTCCCAGAGTCTCACACATCTTTCAAAACTGTTTCATTATGTGATAAGTCGGCTCATCGTAGAAAAACCTCCAAAGATGTCAGTCCAGAAACGTGTCTGAAAAGAATGTggagtttattttctgcatttatcATTATCTTAAATTATGGTTTGGTGAATAAAATAtcagatcattttaaatgtccacgatattcactttaatataaCACAGAGACAATCCAAAAACATGCAGAGCTGAGAGGCTGGAGACAGACGTATTCATTGATCAACTATTGAAACAGTTTGGATCGGTGAATGTACGTTTCAGTGAAATATGTGGAGAAGTTTATTTTGCGTTTGAGAGGTAATGTTGATTTATGTCAATATCCAAAGATATGcactttaatataaaacagtGAAAAATAGAGGCTGGAAAAGTGTAACGACATTTCTGCTTCAAACATTACGACTTCTGATTAGACGAGCAGTGAAAGCTCCCCTATAGAGAGCCGCAGGAACAcgtcctaaaacccggaagtgagagagcattttacaacttccggttccctcgtctcagagtcagagggatttctccgtaggattttggaaaatagttCGAAATAAGGTCTGACGCTGACACAAGTTTcagagacggatcacgttttgttctgcgacattaaacacatcagcagtgacctacaaaaataagtcatccctgtggcgctctATTATCCTCCTCAGCAGCActatattccaggtctcagatatatcctgtctctgattggctgaaacccCAAACAgatcccataaccccctctgtttcagccctgctcctgaagagctgattctgtgactgtagctttaaatgctaatgagctgctgctggccacgcccctctgagagctgattggtttaaaaaaacacaaaggtgcTTTAGGAGGAGATCCATGTGAtaagggggggggagggggggattaccttggttggttattggctaatggttgcacaacccaaaaaaacatagtgacatcacaaagtaaCCAAATCTGATAAGCTGATTTTTAGATAGGTTTTTAAAGAGATGGATCAGCAGAAAAAGATTGGGGGGGTCTTTGTCCCTAAGCCTTTTAGAATCTCTGAACTCAGaggggacacatgtttatggataaaacacatggaaaagtggattttgcataaaaaagagacccttaaaaataaaaaacgtgaaaaagaagaaaatgtggaTAAAAGTCTGAAATGCACGAGTCAAAGGTCCAGGGAGTGTTCCCCTGTCGCTGCAGCTCTGCTCTCCTCAGCGCTGGATCTCCTCTGTGACTGATGTGGACTGACAGGCACTCTTACGTCACATCCAGGTGAGAGGTCAGCGGATTTACACTAAAATCAAAACCTCCTGCTCGAGTCTCTCCGGAGAGCAGAGAGTCTTTGAGTCTCCGGGTCAGATAGGGATGGAGACGATGGTGGGCAGCTCTCCGATCTGAGGAGGGTTGTACTTCTCGATCCTCATCAGGCGCCGCAGGATGTCGTCGCGGTGCAGCGGCCACTCGTAAACATGTGTGTTCTGCAGCCAGTTCGGGACGTGACACTGAGAACAGCAGAAAGACAAAGGGCtgaggttaacacaagctgGAGAGAATTTTGCTCTATGACTAAAATACGACAGTAATAATCctctggtggatttaaaaacagaggtagctaacaagagtctaaatgagacgactgaACGTCATCACAtccaacgttagcctcctttagcttagcggtggtgacgtgaagtcatgtgaccgtgctgtagttcctttatagcccaacattagccacctttagcttagcggtggtgacgtgaagtcatgtgaccgtgctgtagttcctttatagcccaacattagcttcctttagcttagcggtggagacgtgaagtcatgtgaccgtgctgtagttcctttatagcccaacattagcctcctttagcttagcggtggtgacgtgaagtcatgtgaccgtgctgtagttcctttatagcccaacattagcctcctttagcttagcggtggtgacgtgaagtcatgtgaccgtgctgtagttcctttatagcccaacatttgccacctttagcttagcggtggtgacgtgaagtcatgtgaccgtgctgtagttcctttatagcccaacattagccacctttagcttagcggtggtgacctgaagtcatgtgaccgtgctgtagttcctttatagcccaacattagccacctttagcttagcggtggtgacctgaagtcatgtgaccatgctgtagttcctttatagcccaacattagccacctttagcttagcggtggtgacgtgaagtcatttgaccgtgctgtagttcctttatagcccaacattagccacctttagcttagcggtggtgacgtgaagtcatgtgaccgtgctgtagttccttaatagcccaacattagcctgctttagcttagcggtatagcccaacattagcttttaacTTCAGAACTGAAcctaaaatatacaatttgttaagatttgtaatacataaaaacagtcttaaaaatgttcattattatAGATTACATTAAAAATAGAATCATGATAGGTGCGATGATTTAAGtatcataaaaacataacatattACTCCCTGGGAGTTTTAAACTTCTGAAAGTCTTTATCAAGTGTTCACATTTCAGTTCTGGAAATGCATGCAAGTTAGCACAAGTTCAAAAACACAGTACCTCATCTGCATATTTAGCCATAGCATCTCAGAGAACTACAGTATGAAGAAGTGGGGAGGTTTCCTGGTGATCTCTGCTAGTTAATATGTCACCCTGTGCCCCCCTCCCTGTAAATTCCTCACATGATTGAGACCCTGTGATTTACAGTGAGTGTTATCAGCTGTATCTGTCAACAGCAGACTCACCTTCTTAGCCCCGGGGAACACAATGGGAATAAACCTGAAGTTCTTGCTGCCGTTCTGGATGAACTCATTCTGGAGCTGAGGAGGAAACACGATCAAAACGAGAATTAAAGCTGCAGGTGGCGCTGTCACTGATGCTCTGTATGGATGGccatcaaaatgttaaatatagcTTGTTCTCCCTCCACTTACAGCCTTATCGTTTGAGCTACAGACTATTCCTTCATAATGTAGCATTACATTAACACTGGCTGATTCCCTTCAAAAATCAAAGTGCTCCGATCTACTCTCCAAGAGACACTCCTAAAAGGTTGCGTTCCAGGTGGGTGGGTTTTTTGTACAGCTCATTCAGCTGGATATGTTTACCAATTTCAAGTCGATCGGTGAGAGGTGTGGCCTTTCAAAAACCTCAGACGATGTTCACTTATAAAAGGGCCAACAAAAAGGTGTGTTCTCCTTTCTCTTACGACTGCATCGTTTGAGCTACTGACTCTTCCTTTGCAGTATAGCTTCACATTACACATGCCGTTAATCAAAGTTGTCCGATGTATTCTTACGAggagtttgtaaaagtgtgcAGAAAATACAGGAAAAACAAGCATTATTCAAGATGGCCGACTTCCAGTAAGGCGGGGCTAATGACAGCCAATTAGAAACAGGCCGACTCCCGATATGAAACCTGAGTATGGTTCGGACCTGTTTGTGGATGTAGACGGTGTTGAAGGTCCTCTCGTCGTTCTCCAGCCCCCCCATTGAGGACGTCACCGTCTCGTAGTATTTGggactgatgatgatgatgatcaggTACTCTTTCTGAGGGGGGGGGTAAAAAACGTCTTGTTAGCTCGACCGGTTAAGGACATGTCCTCATTCCTAAACTGCTTCATAAAACATGTTGGATCTAACTGAAAAGCACCCAAGTCCCAAGTCTTACAGTTCAGTCCCCAAGTCTTAAAGTTGAGTCCCAGGTCTTAAAGTTAAGTGCCAGGTCTTAAAGGTGAAAGTCCCAAGTCCACTTTCAAGTCTTGAGTCTCAAGTCTTAACCTTCAACTCTTAAAAAGGTGCAGTCGTATCCCTCAGGTCTAAAGTCACAAGTCCTAACCATACAGTCTTGAATCTCACGTCTTAATCTTGAAGTCTTGAGTCACTTTTAAAGTCTCAAGTCGTACTTCAGGTCTCAACCCTTAAGTTGCAGTGTTCAAGTCTACGGTCACAAGTCTTACCATTTAAGTCTCACGTCTTATTTTCAAGTGTCCAGTCACAAGTCTCAAGCAGGTATCAAGTCTTAACCTTGAACTCTTAACCAAGTCAAGTCTCATTCTTCAGGTCTAAAGTGTTTACCATCAAGTCTTAACCTTTCAGTCTGAGGTCACAAGTCTCAAAGCCTCAAGTTTAAATCTTCAACTTTCAAACAAGTCTCTAATTGGATCTTTCAAGTCTTAAGTCTTAAACTTCAATTCTCAACCAGGTCTCTCTAACTCTAAATTCAAATGTAAGTCTCAAGTCTGAACCTTTAAGTCTCAAAACAAGTCTCAGGTCCTAAAATTCACAAGTCCTTCTGAAATGTTGAGTAGCTCGTTAAGCTCGTTACCTCACTGAGGTAGCGCTCCATGAAGTCGATCTTACTGATGCTCCTGAACTGCTGCTCAAAGATATCGATCTGAAACCGAAACAGAGACGTTATTATAAACATCCAGCAGCTCGGTAAtacaacattcaaataaaactttaTACGCACGTGTGTGTCGAAGCCGTTGTGTCGCAGCAGAGCCACGAAGTTGATGATCTCGTTCACATGCTTATCGTTGTCTGCTTCATACGTGACGAAAACCCTCCCTGTGTCAAAGAGCATGGTGTTATAATAACAAGGAGCATTATTAATCTGTAAATAATCTATAGATATAAATCATGTGTAAATCATCTATACATCATCTGTATGTAATCTGTTATTAATCTGTTATTAATCTGTATATTAATCTGTTATTAATCtgtaaataaactgtaaataatctGTATGTAATCTGTTATTAATCTGTAAATAATCTGTAAATAATCTGTAAATAATCTGTAAATAATCTGTTATTAATCTGCAATAAATAATCTATAGATATAAATCATGTGTAAATCATCTATACATCATCTGTATGTAATCTGTAAATAATCTGTTATTAATCTGCAATAAATAATCTGTAAATCATCTGCAATAAATCATCTGTAAATAATCTGTATGTAATCTGTATATTAATCTGTTATTAATCtgtaaataaactgtaaataatctGTATGTAATCTGTTATTAATCTGTTATTAATCTGTAAATGATATGATGTTTAACACTCACTCTGCTCCAGAGAGAGCGGCATGCTGTGAGGCTGCTTCTCTTTAGCCGGGGCCATGTGGCCTCTGCAGGAAATACGTTTTCAATCATTAGCAACACGAGGGGATATGATCTGATATTACACATGAGATATTACTATATTTACACATCAAAGAATCCACATACCTTTCATAAATTCAGAGGTAAAATGAGCtgatcttttttaatgtattgtgaTTATTTATTATGCTTTAAATTCACATATTTCCCTTTTGAATTGCTTCTTGTCTTCTAcattcatttaatataaatacattaaatcgTATAAAATGGTAATCATAAGCTCACTTAACAAATATACAGACCACAAatataaaggtaaaaaacaagtattaaactttattaaaaaagcaaaatataaaTTGGTAAAATTAATTAGAATCCACACTATAAGGAAACTAGCAGCAACATCTCATCACCCTTCATAAACTGCTGCATTAAAGACAACCTGCGCAGTGTTGGTCAGACTCCTGTGATGcagaattataaaaaatatatatttatttagtcatAAAAACTCACATCTGTGAGAACCCAGCTCCAGGGAGTCGGCCGGCGCCGGGATCTGAACAGAAGACAGGGATGGTAAAGCATTTTACTTTGATAGAAAACTTTATATATTGGACATATCCTGAATATTACAAAGCGGTCTAGACCAAAATCATAGT
This DNA window, taken from Eleginops maclovinus isolate JMC-PN-2008 ecotype Puerto Natales chromosome 9, JC_Emac_rtc_rv5, whole genome shotgun sequence, encodes the following:
- the LOC134869990 gene encoding E3 ubiquitin ligase TRAF3IP2-like: MAPAKEKQPHSMPLSLEQRRVFVTYEADNDKHVNEIINFVALLRHNGFDTHIDIFEQQFRSISKIDFMERYLSEKEYLIIIIISPKYYETVTSSMGGLENDERTFNTVYIHKQLQNEFIQNGSKNFRFIPIVFPGAKKCHVPNWLQNTHVYEWPLHRDDILRRLMRIEKYNPPQIGELPTIVSIPI